From Syntrophobacterales bacterium, one genomic window encodes:
- the tpiA gene encoding triose-phosphate isomerase, giving the protein MNKTIGEAVAFAADLLKTLADKPDLPEIIIAPPFTALQAVSAVISGSAISLAAQNIHEADKGAFTGEISGGMLREAGCSFVIIGHSERRTLFGEKNERLNKKLSAALGAGLNPILCIGETLREREQNRMEEVIGEQLKEGLNNLGDDDIRRILIAYEPVWAIGTGETAAPSQAQEIHRFIRNWIAGRHSKELSEETVILYGGSVTPQNVALLMSQPDIDGALVGGASLDVESFVRIVEYKSNQGV; this is encoded by the coding sequence ATGAACAAAACCATTGGCGAAGCGGTCGCCTTTGCCGCTGATTTACTTAAAACGCTCGCAGATAAACCTGATTTGCCCGAAATAATCATCGCCCCGCCCTTCACCGCCCTTCAAGCCGTTTCCGCCGTAATCAGCGGATCAGCGATATCGCTGGCCGCGCAGAATATCCACGAGGCGGATAAAGGCGCGTTCACCGGCGAGATATCCGGCGGGATGCTTCGGGAAGCCGGCTGCAGCTTCGTAATCATCGGCCACTCGGAAAGGCGAACCCTCTTCGGCGAGAAAAATGAACGCCTTAACAAAAAACTCTCTGCCGCCCTTGGGGCCGGGCTTAATCCCATATTATGCATAGGAGAAACCCTGCGGGAACGAGAACAAAACAGGATGGAAGAGGTTATTGGAGAGCAACTGAAAGAAGGGTTGAATAATCTTGGCGACGATGATATAAGGCGCATTCTTATCGCCTATGAACCGGTCTGGGCGATCGGGACGGGGGAAACGGCTGCGCCTTCGCAGGCCCAGGAAATACACCGGTTTATCAGGAATTGGATAGCCGGAAGGCACTCAAAAGAACTTTCGGAAGAGACCGTCATCCTGTACGGAGGCAGCGTTACACCCCAGAACGTCGCCCTGCTCATGTCCCAGCCGGACATTGACGGGGCGCTTGTCGGCGGGGCGAGTCTGGATGTGGAATCTTTTGTACGGATTGTAGAATATAAATCAAATCAAGGGGTATAA
- the secG gene encoding preprotein translocase subunit SecG, with the protein MHTLITILHVIICLILILVVLLQAGKGASMGAVFGGSSQTVFGSSGPGGFLSRMTTVVAVVFMLTSFGLSYMASHKGSSLMEGAVKPATQQAAPAPKTAAQFPTAAPTAPGQPAAPLSSK; encoded by the coding sequence GTGCATACACTGATCACCATTTTACACGTCATCATTTGCCTGATTCTGATTCTTGTCGTTCTTCTGCAGGCAGGAAAAGGCGCCAGCATGGGCGCTGTTTTCGGAGGTTCAAGCCAGACAGTCTTCGGCAGCAGCGGACCGGGGGGGTTCCTCAGCCGGATGACGACAGTCGTCGCGGTTGTCTTTATGCTGACCTCTTTTGGCCTCTCCTACATGGCCTCGCACAAGGGCTCGTCGCTGATGGAAGGCGCGGTAAAGCCGGCCACCCAGCAAGCCGCGCCGGCCCCCAAAACGGCGGCTCAGTTTCCAACAGCCGCACCGACTGCGCCGGGGCAACCAGCCGCTCCGCTGAGCTCCAAATAG